From a region of the Vaginimicrobium propionicum genome:
- the purF gene encoding amidophosphoribosyltransferase, whose protein sequence is MNEDRPHEECGVFGVFAPDEDVSKLTYFGLFALQHRGQESAGMAVSNGQRIMVFKDMGLVSQVFNETTLNSLTGHIAIGHDRYSTKGSSVWSNAQPTYRAKDAGGLALAHNGNLTNTEELSAWLAERTGEQLLKTHMDSTSDTELVTALLASFDESVDEAAHQVLPRLAGAFCLVFMTENALWAARDRHGVRPLVLGRLEKGWVVTSETCALDIVGATFVREIEPGEMLRIDANGLSSTKFAEADPKGCIFEYVYLARPDSVLAERQIQSVRVRIGQRLAAEEPADADLVMGVPESGVPAALGYAMESGIPYHTGLVKNSYVGRTFIQPSQTIRQLGIRLKLNPIREAIKGKRLVVVDDSIVRGNTQRALIKMLRAAGAAEVHVRISSPPVMWPCYFGIDFATRAELIAPGMNVAQISTAIGADSLGFVSLDGLTEAVDLPSDALCKACFDGRYPIRIPDTAPQVCGE, encoded by the coding sequence GTGAACGAGGATAGGCCGCATGAAGAGTGCGGAGTGTTCGGTGTTTTCGCACCCGATGAGGACGTCTCGAAATTAACGTATTTTGGGCTTTTCGCCCTACAACATCGTGGCCAAGAATCAGCTGGTATGGCGGTCAGCAACGGTCAACGCATAATGGTGTTCAAAGATATGGGGCTGGTTTCCCAAGTGTTCAACGAAACCACCTTGAATTCGCTAACTGGCCATATCGCTATCGGCCATGACCGCTACTCCACCAAGGGCTCATCGGTTTGGTCTAATGCACAACCCACCTACCGAGCTAAAGATGCCGGTGGTCTAGCGTTGGCTCATAACGGCAACCTGACGAATACCGAAGAATTATCGGCTTGGCTGGCTGAACGCACCGGGGAACAATTACTAAAGACACACATGGATTCCACCTCGGATACCGAGTTGGTTACCGCACTGCTTGCCAGTTTTGATGAATCTGTTGATGAGGCTGCCCATCAAGTGCTGCCGCGCTTAGCGGGTGCATTCTGCTTGGTTTTCATGACGGAAAACGCCTTGTGGGCGGCTCGTGATCGACACGGGGTGCGTCCATTAGTGCTAGGCAGGCTGGAAAAAGGCTGGGTGGTCACGTCCGAAACCTGTGCGCTGGACATTGTTGGCGCAACATTCGTGCGTGAAATTGAACCCGGCGAAATGCTGCGCATCGACGCTAATGGCTTGTCATCCACGAAGTTCGCCGAGGCTGACCCGAAGGGCTGCATTTTCGAGTACGTTTACTTGGCTCGTCCTGATTCAGTGCTGGCAGAACGCCAGATCCAGTCAGTTAGGGTGCGCATCGGTCAGCGTCTAGCCGCCGAGGAGCCAGCCGATGCCGACCTGGTGATGGGTGTGCCGGAATCTGGGGTGCCAGCCGCTCTAGGTTATGCGATGGAATCAGGTATCCCCTATCACACCGGATTGGTGAAAAACTCTTATGTGGGACGTACTTTCATTCAGCCATCCCAAACGATTCGCCAGCTAGGTATTCGCTTGAAACTAAACCCTATTCGGGAAGCCATCAAAGGCAAACGCCTAGTGGTGGTGGACGATTCCATAGTTAGAGGCAATACTCAACGCGCACTAATAAAGATGTTGCGCGCCGCAGGAGCCGCTGAAGTGCATGTGCGCATCTCAAGCCCGCCGGTAATGTGGCCTTGCTATTTCGGTATTGATTTCGCTACCCGAGCCGAGCTAATCGCCCCCGGCATGAACGTAGCGCAGATTTCTACCGCAATCGGTGCTGATTCGCTCGGATTCGTCAGCCTAGACGGGTTGACCGAGGCCGTTGACTTACCCAGCGACGCTCTGTGCAAAGCGTGTTTCGATGGGCGCTATCCCATCCGCATCCCAGATACTGCACCCCAAGTGTGTGGCGAGTGA
- a CDS encoding DUF1992 domain-containing protein, producing the protein MHPDDDAAPVFESWIDRQVRLAVERGDFDNLPGKGKPVDLGQPGRERPWIVDRLSREDLSSILPTPLLLRKEKENLATQLESVKTEQAAREIIQNLNQRIKESNLSPTTPRIITALVDEEATIRAWRRQR; encoded by the coding sequence ATGCATCCTGACGATGACGCCGCACCTGTTTTTGAGTCTTGGATAGATCGACAGGTGCGGCTTGCCGTCGAACGCGGTGATTTCGATAACCTGCCTGGCAAGGGTAAACCGGTTGATTTAGGCCAGCCTGGCCGAGAGCGTCCCTGGATTGTCGATAGGTTGAGCCGTGAAGATTTAAGCTCCATCTTGCCCACCCCGCTGCTATTACGTAAAGAGAAGGAAAACTTGGCCACCCAACTTGAATCGGTGAAAACCGAGCAGGCCGCCAGGGAAATTATCCAAAATTTGAATCAACGGATAAAGGAATCAAATCTTTCCCCCACCACCCCGCGAATAATTACTGCGCTAGTGGACGAGGAGGCCACCATTAGGGCGTGGCGACGCCAAAGGTGA
- a CDS encoding dipeptidase has product MSVLSDTELTQRVQQVLGQTYDDLLELVKIPSVSSLPEHDADVEATADRLVEMLKALDIDEVKKVCAGGKPAVIGHFHVDDKLPTVLLYSHYDVQPTGDLAAWTSDPFTPTERHGRLYGRGPADDKGGLASHFGALRAFKGKLPVNVTVLFEGEEELGSPTLAAILEQHRKELAADVYVIADCGNWAPGEPAFTTTLRGVTDLVIKVSTLDHGLHSGEFGGPLPDAVTTLCRLIATLHDADGNVAVAGLVQSNDTDLDYSEARLRSESGVLDGVKLLGSGPIGARTWLKPSISVIGIDTTCIKDSANLLIPTASAKISIRLAPGDNSKNVLDQVEAHLQAHNDWGAHLEITRGESAQPSVLPQSGPVYELAKECWQKAFGVAPVPMGTGGSIGMIADFQKAFPRAFILGCGVADPDSRMHGIDESLTISDFEKACLAEAFFLNELGR; this is encoded by the coding sequence ATGAGCGTACTTAGTGATACCGAATTAACTCAGCGCGTCCAGCAGGTGCTCGGGCAAACCTATGACGACTTACTGGAATTGGTGAAAATACCGTCCGTAAGTTCCCTGCCAGAACACGATGCAGACGTTGAGGCCACCGCCGATCGGCTAGTGGAAATGCTGAAAGCACTAGATATTGACGAGGTAAAGAAAGTCTGTGCGGGTGGAAAACCGGCTGTCATCGGCCACTTCCACGTTGACGATAAATTGCCAACGGTATTGCTTTATTCCCACTACGACGTCCAACCGACCGGCGATTTAGCGGCTTGGACGTCCGATCCGTTCACCCCAACTGAACGCCACGGACGGCTATACGGACGCGGACCAGCCGACGACAAAGGCGGGTTGGCTAGCCATTTTGGGGCATTACGAGCTTTCAAAGGCAAGTTGCCGGTAAATGTTACCGTTCTCTTCGAGGGTGAGGAGGAACTAGGCTCCCCCACCTTGGCAGCAATCTTGGAACAGCACCGAAAAGAATTAGCTGCTGACGTTTATGTGATCGCCGACTGCGGCAACTGGGCGCCCGGCGAGCCAGCGTTCACCACCACGCTGCGCGGGGTAACCGACCTAGTCATTAAGGTATCCACCCTCGATCATGGGCTACACTCTGGCGAATTTGGCGGCCCACTACCTGACGCTGTCACCACCTTGTGCCGCCTGATTGCCACCCTCCACGACGCGGATGGCAATGTTGCAGTTGCCGGCCTCGTACAATCTAACGACACCGATTTGGATTATTCCGAGGCTCGGCTACGTTCCGAGTCGGGCGTCCTTGATGGGGTGAAATTGCTTGGTTCTGGGCCTATCGGCGCACGCACCTGGTTGAAGCCGTCCATTAGCGTTATCGGCATCGACACTACCTGCATTAAAGACTCCGCAAACCTACTCATTCCCACCGCATCGGCAAAAATTAGTATCCGACTAGCTCCTGGCGATAACAGCAAGAATGTGCTCGACCAAGTTGAGGCTCATCTGCAGGCTCACAATGACTGGGGAGCACACTTGGAGATCACTAGAGGTGAGTCCGCGCAGCCAAGCGTATTGCCGCAAAGCGGACCGGTATATGAATTAGCGAAAGAATGCTGGCAGAAGGCCTTTGGTGTTGCCCCCGTACCGATGGGTACTGGCGGGTCTATCGGAATGATCGCTGATTTCCAGAAAGCTTTCCCGAGAGCCTTCATTTTAGGTTGCGGAGTAGCCGACCCAGATTCCAGAATGCACGGCATAGACGAGTCCTTAACCATTTCTGACTTCGAGAAAGCTTGCCTAGCTGAGGCATTCTTCTTAAACGAGCTTGGCCGCTAA
- a CDS encoding metal-dependent transcriptional regulator — translation MSGDLIDTTEMYLRTVYELIEEGIEPLRARIVERLHQSSPTVSQTVARLERDGLLSVENDRSLKLSETGWQRSANVMRKHRIAECMLEKIGIEWQDLHDEACRLEHVISDRLEARLEEILHSPAFSPYGNPIPRQKSDPDAFRFGAQKLSDVLGTETVTAQLARISESVQADLSTITAIAETGIRPGRVFKAKKINDDLALAGSEGQVRVAPDVAYGLWLKKPEHKTA, via the coding sequence GTGAGCGGAGACTTAATCGACACCACCGAGATGTACTTGCGGACGGTTTACGAGCTTATTGAAGAAGGCATCGAACCATTGCGGGCACGTATCGTAGAGCGACTTCACCAGTCCAGCCCGACTGTCAGCCAAACCGTTGCCAGACTGGAACGTGATGGTCTGCTAAGCGTAGAAAATGACCGCTCTTTGAAGCTGAGCGAGACCGGATGGCAGCGTTCCGCCAATGTGATGCGTAAACATCGCATCGCAGAATGCATGTTGGAGAAAATCGGTATTGAATGGCAAGACCTGCACGATGAGGCTTGCCGCCTAGAACATGTTATAAGTGATCGTCTGGAAGCCAGACTAGAAGAAATACTGCACTCGCCAGCGTTTTCACCCTACGGAAACCCGATTCCTAGGCAGAAATCTGACCCGGACGCTTTTCGCTTTGGTGCGCAGAAGCTATCAGACGTTCTAGGCACCGAAACCGTTACTGCGCAATTAGCCAGAATTTCGGAATCCGTTCAGGCTGACCTTTCGACAATAACTGCTATCGCTGAGACCGGAATTCGTCCGGGGCGAGTATTCAAAGCCAAGAAGATCAACGACGATTTAGCGTTGGCTGGTTCGGAAGGCCAGGTGCGCGTGGCTCCCGATGTTGCTTACGGACTTTGGTTGAAAAAGCCTGAGCACAAAACTGCCTAA
- a CDS encoding acVLRF1 family peptidyl-tRNA hydrolase, with protein MSESISNATGVRQVRLAPTKVAHWVDGFFSNHGQGTATQSGQGIELGAPDGWRAFLTTCWPDWSGGDLADFTAFVSKPRDFGIVLVRRASCAVALVKGGKIVAHRTLRNYVQGRTKAGGWSQQRFQRRRANQSSKASQKAVSAADEVIGTNKLVALVIGGDKVMVENVLADGRLKRFAKIPRIWVPGHVPNPNFSIVSQVATEIVKVDVEIHSPTVPT; from the coding sequence GTGAGCGAATCGATTTCTAACGCGACAGGAGTCAGGCAAGTTCGCCTAGCGCCGACCAAAGTTGCTCATTGGGTTGATGGTTTCTTCAGTAATCACGGTCAAGGGACGGCTACTCAATCAGGGCAGGGTATTGAGTTGGGGGCGCCCGACGGGTGGCGCGCCTTTTTGACTACTTGTTGGCCTGATTGGTCAGGTGGCGATTTGGCGGATTTTACCGCCTTTGTTTCAAAACCTAGAGACTTCGGGATTGTGTTAGTTAGGCGGGCATCGTGCGCTGTGGCGTTGGTTAAGGGTGGAAAAATTGTTGCCCACCGCACCTTGCGGAATTACGTTCAAGGACGCACCAAGGCTGGCGGGTGGTCTCAGCAACGCTTTCAACGCCGACGGGCGAACCAAAGCTCTAAAGCGAGCCAAAAAGCGGTTAGCGCGGCAGATGAGGTTATTGGCACTAACAAGCTGGTCGCGTTGGTTATTGGCGGCGATAAGGTGATGGTTGAAAACGTGTTGGCTGATGGCCGGCTAAAGCGGTTTGCTAAGATCCCCCGAATTTGGGTGCCCGGTCACGTCCCTAACCCGAATTTTTCTATCGTTAGTCAGGTTGCTACTGAGATTGTCAAAGTTGATGTTGAGATTCACTCTCCGACAGTGCCTACTTAA
- a CDS encoding toxic anion resistance protein, with product MSQQQPPNAQAGATAPLAPPAQALTLEAPAAPEPVQAQQAPQMAPPVTEEQKPVLDAKVNQFIDAITGQQAGSPQFSAQADAVRSMGDADIRRAAESSNRLLDTPMREINTGGISEVSKVSQTLVELRRVVEDLDPAAMTKPQKKILGIFPVGEKIQDHFRKYQSSQQQLNAILHALRSGQDELTRDNVSLNMEKVQLWETMQRLNQYIYMAEQLDAKLSAKIAELKMSDPQMADTLSKDVLFYVRQKHQDLLTQLAVSIQGYLSIDIIIKNNLELIKGVDRASTTTVSALRTAVVVAQALGNQKLVLDQITALNQTTSSMIESTSEMLKMNSANIQEQAASATVGLDSLQKAFQNIYETMDSIDTFKVAALDNMSRTIGTLENEVAKSRAYLERARKAETEVAVNPLNVAEPDRRL from the coding sequence ATGAGTCAACAACAACCCCCGAACGCTCAGGCTGGCGCTACCGCGCCGTTAGCTCCGCCCGCTCAGGCGTTGACCTTAGAAGCGCCGGCAGCGCCCGAGCCTGTGCAAGCCCAGCAGGCGCCGCAAATGGCTCCGCCGGTGACGGAAGAACAAAAGCCAGTGCTAGACGCCAAGGTTAATCAGTTCATTGACGCTATTACTGGCCAGCAGGCTGGTTCCCCCCAATTTAGTGCCCAGGCTGACGCCGTGCGTTCAATGGGTGACGCCGATATTCGTCGCGCTGCTGAGTCATCTAATCGACTATTGGATACTCCAATGCGTGAGATAAATACTGGCGGTATTTCTGAGGTTTCAAAAGTTTCCCAGACCTTAGTTGAATTGCGTCGTGTTGTTGAGGATTTAGATCCGGCAGCAATGACAAAACCGCAGAAAAAAATCTTAGGCATTTTCCCGGTTGGTGAGAAAATCCAAGACCACTTCCGTAAATACCAGTCCAGCCAACAACAGTTAAATGCGATTTTGCACGCGCTACGCTCCGGTCAAGACGAGCTGACTAGGGATAACGTCTCGTTAAATATGGAGAAAGTGCAGCTATGGGAAACCATGCAGCGGCTGAACCAATATATTTATATGGCTGAGCAGCTGGATGCGAAATTATCAGCCAAAATTGCTGAATTAAAGATGAGTGACCCGCAAATGGCGGACACGTTATCTAAAGATGTGTTGTTCTATGTGCGTCAAAAACATCAAGATTTGCTTACCCAATTAGCCGTCTCAATTCAGGGTTATCTCTCGATTGACATCATTATCAAGAACAACCTCGAATTGATAAAGGGTGTCGATAGGGCTTCTACTACTACCGTCTCGGCGCTGCGTACTGCCGTCGTGGTGGCTCAGGCTTTAGGTAATCAGAAGTTAGTGCTCGACCAAATTACCGCGCTCAACCAAACTACTTCTTCAATGATTGAATCCACCTCGGAAATGTTGAAGATGAACTCGGCCAACATTCAAGAGCAGGCGGCCTCAGCGACTGTAGGCTTGGATTCGCTGCAAAAAGCTTTCCAGAATATTTACGAAACGATGGATTCCATCGACACTTTCAAAGTGGCTGCACTCGACAATATGTCTCGCACTATTGGCACTCTAGAAAATGAGGTTGCCAAGTCGCGAGCCTACCTAGAACGGGCTAGAAAAGCTGAAACTGAGGTGGCAGTAAATCCGTTGAACGTTGCGGAACCAGATCGGAGGTTGTGA
- a CDS encoding AAA family ATPase encodes MTKPSSLAEALNRLTELVEAAGVDKEKALSEAKQLAAAVAESATGAYKEWARQVGQDPNAQEFFQSATKGRRWRVGPSDLLTELREANSPFAPVYADALAEVALQAGGLGEPNPQVLAAAASAAQAQRLVTGSGMDLLPGVLDVNAGAQADRIAAMGRFESQADQVFSDVLGRLAENQRRIAELRDNSLSVSGTEVLDTNQAARTPETPATQQEGATEIQPQAAVQAEEEPDRSVEELLAELDGLVGLDSVKSEIHRQAAVLRVQALREEAGLKVPTITRHLVFVGNPGTGKTTVARLVAGIYKALGLLSKGQLVEVDRSELVAGYLGQTALKTAEVCASAIGGVLFIDEAYGLSGDQYGEEAINTLVKEMEDNRNDLVVIVAGYPVPMAKFIAENPGLTSRFRTTIYFDDYSDEELFAIFERQVSSGDYDLAEGSQQAFFELVSQQIRDESFGNGRFARNVFEAAVSHQAWRLRDIENPGVEALRELTPEDIYGAKVPEAAPGDELVAAAKQSNPEGSEDDND; translated from the coding sequence ATGACCAAACCGTCAAGCCTGGCCGAAGCGCTAAATAGGTTAACTGAGCTGGTTGAGGCAGCCGGAGTGGACAAAGAAAAAGCCTTGAGCGAAGCTAAACAATTAGCCGCCGCCGTGGCCGAGTCCGCAACCGGAGCCTATAAGGAGTGGGCAAGGCAGGTGGGTCAAGATCCTAACGCCCAAGAGTTTTTCCAATCCGCCACCAAAGGAAGACGCTGGCGGGTTGGCCCCAGTGATTTGCTGACTGAACTTCGAGAAGCTAATTCGCCTTTCGCCCCAGTTTACGCTGACGCATTGGCTGAGGTCGCTCTGCAAGCTGGCGGGCTTGGTGAGCCCAACCCGCAAGTATTAGCGGCTGCCGCTAGCGCCGCCCAAGCTCAACGCTTGGTTACAGGAAGTGGCATGGACTTATTGCCGGGCGTATTAGACGTTAATGCGGGTGCTCAAGCAGATCGGATAGCAGCGATGGGACGCTTTGAATCCCAAGCTGACCAGGTATTTTCTGATGTGTTGGGGAGATTGGCGGAAAATCAGCGACGTATAGCTGAGCTGCGTGACAATTCACTGTCAGTCTCAGGCACGGAAGTGCTCGATACTAATCAAGCGGCTAGGACTCCAGAAACTCCGGCTACTCAGCAGGAGGGCGCGACTGAGATTCAACCGCAAGCCGCCGTTCAAGCAGAAGAAGAACCCGATCGCAGCGTTGAAGAATTGTTGGCTGAATTGGATGGGCTTGTCGGGTTGGATTCAGTTAAGAGTGAGATTCACCGTCAAGCGGCGGTGTTGCGCGTCCAAGCGTTGCGGGAAGAAGCAGGGCTAAAGGTGCCCACTATCACTAGGCACCTGGTTTTCGTTGGTAACCCCGGAACCGGCAAAACGACGGTTGCGCGCTTAGTGGCTGGCATTTATAAGGCTTTAGGGCTGTTGTCGAAAGGACAACTCGTTGAGGTTGACCGTTCTGAATTAGTGGCAGGTTATCTTGGCCAAACCGCGTTGAAAACGGCTGAAGTGTGCGCCTCAGCTATCGGTGGGGTGTTGTTCATCGATGAAGCTTACGGGCTATCTGGTGACCAATATGGTGAAGAAGCCATCAACACTTTGGTAAAAGAGATGGAAGACAACCGCAATGATTTAGTGGTTATCGTAGCTGGCTATCCAGTGCCGATGGCTAAGTTCATCGCTGAAAACCCTGGGTTGACTAGCCGTTTCAGGACGACAATATATTTTGATGATTACTCTGATGAGGAATTATTTGCCATCTTTGAGCGCCAAGTTTCTTCAGGTGATTATGACCTAGCCGAAGGTAGTCAACAGGCTTTCTTTGAGTTGGTATCCCAGCAGATTCGTGACGAAAGTTTCGGTAACGGCAGATTCGCGCGCAATGTTTTCGAGGCGGCAGTCTCTCACCAGGCTTGGCGGTTGCGTGACATCGAAAACCCAGGTGTAGAAGCGCTTAGAGAATTAACGCCAGAAGATATCTACGGCGCCAAGGTGCCTGAGGCTGCCCCTGGCGACGAATTGGTTGCGGCGGCGAAACAGTCGAATCCAGAGGGCAGTGAAGATGACAACGACTAA
- a CDS encoding serine/threonine-protein kinase, producing the protein MECTQPGCPGKIVDGYCDYCGMPPGAAPISRQKPNSLYRPATYYAEPPKPARAEPIKQRPPAARLGIKTGDCPQPGCRGQIVDGYCNVCGQPPIVKKMPNVLGTQLSLVASSAELGQVLIGSALAGANSTKKPLSAITNSRTRIGAGITTVPPAPPLDPEKAILSDPVVPESRRVCAACGCPVGRSTGEEKGSTFGECAKCGAHFDFRPPIKAGDLVAGQYHIVGCLAYGGMGWIYLAKDKNVSDRWVVLKGLLNVSDADAAASAKSEGEFLAQVEHPMIVEIYNFVEHEGARYIVMEYVPGRSITQLLKARRAANGGQLNPLPIDWGLAYLIEIAPAFSYLHSRGLLYCDFKPDNLIQVGDSLKLIDLGSVRRIDDDSSAIFGTVGYQAPEVGDDGCSVASDIYTLGRSLLVMCADFSGFQTEYVSTLPPAHKLSQFDRNESCYRLVARACAPRPEDRFQSAEAFQLQALGVLREVAGRAFGGAALTSATSTLFTTPSLIAEEDVDWQSLPQLRADLHDPMREWLTTLAPHDPRARMSALKDAEKRTGAVILAQIEIALQLNDPKLVSQLIAELQRLDPWDWRAAWMQGVAEVSAKRWYNAIAPFNTVYAQLPGELAPKFALALACERAEQPQIAEQLFAICAATDASYVPASAFALARLRAARGDEEGTLNALAMVPPTSRGYGQARRTRAKMLLAKGDSIKDLAAAFDSVEVSGLGPLDTAKFKVSILEKALAYVERNGPQPLIRIGGQPAIQRNIRPQLEQAYRTLALWTPDTNQRNQLLTKADQRRRWSLF; encoded by the coding sequence GTGGAGTGCACACAGCCTGGTTGCCCAGGCAAGATTGTTGACGGCTACTGCGATTATTGCGGTATGCCGCCTGGTGCTGCGCCTATCTCAAGGCAAAAACCTAATTCGCTTTATCGTCCAGCTACCTATTACGCCGAGCCTCCTAAGCCAGCAAGAGCTGAGCCAATCAAACAGCGTCCCCCGGCAGCTCGCCTTGGCATCAAAACCGGAGATTGCCCGCAACCAGGGTGCAGAGGCCAAATTGTTGACGGCTATTGCAATGTGTGCGGTCAGCCACCAATAGTCAAAAAAATGCCTAATGTTCTCGGTACTCAGCTATCTTTGGTGGCCAGCAGCGCTGAGCTAGGGCAAGTGCTGATCGGTTCCGCCTTGGCAGGGGCTAACAGCACAAAGAAACCCTTATCAGCAATAACTAACAGTCGCACGCGCATTGGGGCTGGTATCACCACTGTTCCTCCCGCACCACCTCTTGATCCAGAAAAAGCGATTTTGAGTGATCCAGTGGTTCCTGAATCTAGACGAGTATGTGCCGCGTGTGGCTGTCCAGTTGGCCGTTCCACTGGCGAAGAAAAAGGCTCCACCTTTGGAGAGTGTGCCAAGTGTGGGGCACACTTCGATTTCCGCCCCCCAATAAAAGCCGGCGACCTAGTTGCGGGGCAGTACCACATAGTTGGCTGCCTAGCCTATGGCGGAATGGGGTGGATCTATCTAGCCAAAGACAAGAATGTCTCTGACCGATGGGTGGTGCTTAAAGGGTTACTCAATGTTAGCGACGCTGACGCCGCAGCCTCAGCCAAGTCCGAGGGTGAGTTTCTAGCTCAGGTTGAGCACCCAATGATCGTTGAGATCTATAACTTCGTTGAACATGAGGGTGCCAGATATATCGTGATGGAATATGTGCCCGGCAGATCCATCACCCAGCTGCTGAAAGCCCGACGCGCAGCCAACGGGGGGCAGCTCAACCCGCTGCCTATCGACTGGGGTCTGGCTTATCTAATAGAAATTGCGCCAGCATTTAGTTATCTTCACTCGCGCGGGTTGCTCTACTGCGATTTCAAACCAGACAACCTGATTCAAGTTGGCGATTCTCTCAAATTGATTGATTTGGGTTCAGTAAGACGTATCGACGACGATTCTTCCGCGATTTTCGGCACCGTCGGCTATCAAGCCCCAGAGGTAGGTGATGACGGCTGTTCGGTAGCTAGCGACATCTATACGCTAGGGCGTTCACTCTTGGTGATGTGTGCAGATTTTTCTGGTTTCCAAACTGAGTATGTCTCTACCTTGCCGCCCGCCCACAAGTTGAGTCAATTCGACCGCAACGAATCCTGTTATCGCCTGGTGGCTAGGGCTTGCGCGCCCAGGCCAGAGGATCGTTTTCAGAGTGCGGAAGCATTTCAGCTCCAGGCCTTAGGAGTGCTGCGGGAAGTGGCGGGTCGCGCTTTTGGTGGCGCAGCACTGACCTCGGCCACCTCTACGCTGTTCACCACGCCGTCCTTGATCGCTGAGGAGGACGTAGATTGGCAGTCACTGCCGCAGTTGCGCGCTGATCTTCACGACCCGATGAGGGAATGGTTGACGACGCTGGCTCCCCACGATCCGCGAGCCAGAATGAGCGCGTTAAAAGACGCCGAAAAACGCACTGGGGCAGTGATATTGGCGCAAATTGAAATCGCTTTGCAGCTAAACGATCCGAAATTAGTTAGCCAATTGATAGCTGAATTGCAGCGTCTGGATCCTTGGGATTGGCGGGCAGCGTGGATGCAAGGTGTGGCAGAGGTATCCGCGAAACGTTGGTATAACGCCATCGCGCCATTTAATACCGTCTATGCGCAATTGCCGGGTGAATTAGCCCCAAAGTTTGCGCTGGCGCTCGCTTGTGAGCGTGCCGAACAACCCCAGATTGCTGAACAACTATTTGCTATTTGCGCTGCAACCGACGCGTCCTATGTGCCGGCATCCGCATTTGCCCTAGCCAGGCTGCGTGCTGCGCGTGGCGATGAAGAGGGCACTCTAAATGCATTAGCCATGGTGCCGCCAACTTCTAGGGGTTACGGCCAAGCCAGGCGCACCCGCGCAAAAATGTTGCTGGCAAAAGGGGACTCAATTAAAGATTTAGCGGCGGCCTTTGATTCTGTAGAGGTTAGCGGGCTAGGCCCGCTAGATACTGCAAAGTTTAAGGTTTCCATTCTCGAAAAAGCGTTGGCCTATGTTGAGCGCAACGGCCCGCAGCCCCTGATACGTATCGGTGGTCAACCAGCGATACAACGCAATATTCGTCCGCAACTAGAGCAGGCTTATCGCACACTAGCCTTGTGGACTCCAGATACCAATCAACGAAACCAGTTGTTAACCAAAGCCGACCAGAGACGTAGATGGAGTTTGTTTTGA
- a CDS encoding PP2C family serine/threonine-protein phosphatase, with amino-acid sequence MSKHEDPAPTWSQPPTNSNQSHQEENLAQSALRFFAPATIKCPNCAGDIAADGYCKLCGAKAPEPNDHALLQPAGWVAGASDRGLVHSINEDAMAALASQTPGEWAAIAVCDGVTSASNSQHAAISAALSAVQSLQMNRKDYEDIDSADSGIDQVALTAIKAANEAVVASSDDAIDNPPSCTLAFAVISHGLTFAVSVGDSRVYWVPETGAAKLLTTDDSLAQEQIKVGVAREEAETSPSAHVITGWLGLDAPEVQLEIGVLEPQPVSGWVAVCSDGLWNYASKPEDFAAIVRANAAESLTKAASELVAWANEQGGSDNITIVLARLEAAPDILDVPTTKLTRHTGGGR; translated from the coding sequence TTGAGCAAGCATGAAGATCCCGCCCCGACCTGGTCGCAACCACCAACTAATAGCAACCAATCACACCAGGAAGAAAATCTAGCCCAATCAGCGCTCAGGTTTTTCGCTCCTGCCACGATTAAATGCCCTAACTGTGCTGGTGACATCGCTGCTGACGGTTACTGCAAGCTGTGCGGAGCTAAGGCTCCCGAGCCTAATGATCATGCGTTATTACAGCCTGCCGGCTGGGTGGCGGGAGCCTCTGATCGTGGGTTAGTTCACTCAATAAACGAGGACGCAATGGCCGCTCTAGCCAGCCAAACTCCAGGAGAGTGGGCGGCTATAGCTGTTTGTGACGGGGTTACCAGCGCCTCGAACTCGCAGCATGCAGCAATTTCGGCTGCGCTATCTGCGGTGCAGAGCTTACAAATGAACCGCAAAGATTATGAAGATATTGACTCGGCTGATTCTGGTATTGACCAGGTGGCCTTGACTGCGATTAAAGCTGCTAATGAAGCTGTGGTAGCAAGTAGTGATGATGCGATAGATAACCCGCCCTCTTGCACGTTAGCTTTTGCTGTTATCAGCCACGGCTTAACATTCGCTGTTTCAGTTGGGGATTCTAGGGTTTATTGGGTGCCTGAAACTGGGGCAGCAAAGTTGTTGACTACCGATGATTCCCTAGCTCAAGAACAAATTAAGGTCGGAGTTGCGCGTGAAGAAGCCGAGACTAGCCCCAGCGCTCACGTCATCACGGGCTGGCTAGGTTTAGATGCGCCCGAAGTACAGCTTGAAATTGGCGTTCTTGAGCCACAACCAGTGTCTGGCTGGGTAGCGGTATGTTCTGATGGTCTGTGGAATTATGCGTCCAAACCGGAGGATTTTGCGGCGATTGTGCGCGCTAATGCTGCCGAATCGCTGACGAAAGCCGCTAGTGAGCTAGTGGCTTGGGCGAATGAACAGGGTGGTAGCGACAACATTACGATCGTCCTGGCTAGGCTGGAGGCGGCACCAGATATTTTGGATGTACCGACGACGAAATTGACGCGGCATACAGGAGGTGGGCGCTGA